The proteins below come from a single Corylus avellana chromosome ca3, CavTom2PMs-1.0 genomic window:
- the LOC132173405 gene encoding cullin-associated NEDD8-dissociated protein 1-like — protein MAANLAMTGILEKMTGKDKDYRYMATSDLLNELNKDSFKADSDLEIKLSNIIIQQLDDAAGDVSGLAVKCLAPLVKKVSEARVVEMANKLCDKLLNGKDQHRDIASIALKTIVAEVATPSLAQSILVAVTPQLIKGINGPGPSTEIKCECLDILCDVLHKFGNLMAADHELLLCALLPQLNSNQASVRKKTVSCIASLASSLSDDLLAKATIEVVRNLRNRGRKSELTRTNIQMIGALR, from the exons ATGGCGGCCAATTTAGCAATGACCGGTATACTAGAAAAG atgacagGCAAGGATAAAGATTACAGATATATGGCAACATCTGATTTGCTAAACGAGTTAAACAAAGATAGTTTTAAAGCTGATTCTGATCTGGAGATAAAATTGTCAAATATAATCATACAACAGCTTGATGATGCAGCAGGAGATGTTTCGGGATTGGCAGTGAAATG TCTTGCTCCATTGGTCAAGAAGGTGAGTGAAGCACGTGTTGTGGAGATGGCTAATAAACTCTGTGATAAACTGCTAAACGGGAAGGATCAACATCGGGACATTGCTAGCATAGCTTTGAAAACAATAGTTGCTGAAGTTGCAACACCATCTCTCGCCCAATCAATTCTTGTTGCAGTCACGCCACAATTGATAAAAGGAATTAATGGCCCC GGCCCGAGTACAGAGATTAAGTGTGAATGTCTCGATATCTTATGTGATGTCCTCCATAAATTTGGTAATCTAATGGCAGCCGACCACGAACTACTTTTATGTGCTTTGTTGCCCCAGTTGAATTCCAATCAAGCTAGTGTTCGAAAGAAGACCGTGTCTTGTATTG CATCTCTTGCTTCAAGCTTGTCAGATGATTTGCTGGCTAAGGCAACAATTGAAGTTGTTAGGAACTTGAGAAATAGGGGCAGAAAATCGGAATTGACCCGCACAAACATTCAAATGATTGGTGCTTTGAGGTGa